A genomic region of Tigriopus californicus strain San Diego chromosome 1, Tcal_SD_v2.1, whole genome shotgun sequence contains the following coding sequences:
- the LOC131889745 gene encoding centrosomal protein of 131 kDa-like, translating into MDALEKSVETLIGDHCASNSASPISTEDPQSPTNVNTLESQDEHGDHANPDELDCFACSDPRLNVPQPMSVVISTISPRIDLDDLDFEAPEALDLSLDENRPASTEFFESRLRCVPPEAEHEHDLGESKPPHMEQQEASETHPDVDEGIGNLSDESPTKERTSGSRASILSSSCTLPVDFTPEPSNDENTKEAQGYSDILSVLHKLDSEEGVNDRPIEEAKQTEGATTENTTTKKIDDLFSYLDNVEEGIDANLPIVEGGRTQSAVPFLGSMKSTKNSISELLKESPQKLAEKVIKLRYKVEDTERAVAVLKDALEHQRKISANSTSKFQKELEQRLAQQKDEYEATIKRHQTFIDQLIEDKRSLSERCDVLHLDLRNSERKHQESIKSIEQRHQAELRRVKSLQETSSKIKQEKWMDEKTRRIKEQTVRGLEPEIQRLMSRHSTEMSDLESERERMLMSQEKELHQRHVQHVRELKALWDEEQHESLQRERQMLLQRHTMQLNEMAEQHDLEIQRLQEQLKRERERAIEDRRHFENEANQVRKIANERAQGEVERVKEIEENKRKTLLKKQAAELSSIKEAETAEREEWERACRQKFEASWEENEKKLAAKFENEKNDKLATEKGRVIDEMKAFKDQCKRDLEEKISRMKAKQEIEIKDIDADNENMRKKVQHLRQELARLEEEAIVTKANFKQMEITINDLKKTNGQLESERDDVRQAVRGEFNSALEALSNERNSLLNQISDLRLACTEMKSQILVMERAHKREMEREIENIHVRVKAAIAKKEEQLQELKQNFANALEQIEHLEDSLERNTKERILAPSKKK; encoded by the exons ATGGATGCCTTAGAAAAGTCCGTAGAAACTTTAATCGGCGATCATTGTGCCAGCAATAGTGCAAGTCCCATTTCCACTGAAGATCCCCAATCTCCCACTAACGTAAACACCCTTGAGAGTCAAGATGAACATGGGGACCATGCGAATCCCGATGAGCTGGATTGCTTTGCCTGTTCCGATCCCAGACTCAACGTTCCCCAACCAATGAGTGTAGTCATCTCTACAATTTCACCTCGGATTGACTTGGATGATCTAGACTTTGAGGCGCCCGAGGCTTTGGATTTAAGCCTGGATGAAAACCGACCAGCTTCAACGGAATTCTTCGAATCGAGATTGCGATGTGTTCCCCCTGAAGCTGAACATGAGCACGATCTTGGCGAATCAAAGCCTCCACACATGGAACAACAGGAAGCTTCGGAGACCCACCCGGATGTAGATGAGGGAATTGGCAATTTGTCCGATGAGTCACCAACCAAAGAAAGAACCTCGGGATCGAGAGCTTCGATATTGTCATCATCGTGCACTCTTCCAGTGGATTTTACCCCAGAACCGTCCAATGATGAGAATACAAAGGAAGCCCAAGGGTACTCTGATATCTTGAGCGTTCTTCATAAGCTTGACAGTGAAGAGGGAGTGAATGATCGGCCAATTGAAGAGGCCAAACAAACTGAAGGTGCTACAACGGAAAATACAACCACAAAGAAAATTGA TGACTTATTCTCATATTTGGATAACGTGGAGGAAGGAATAGATGCCAATCTACCAATTGTTGAGGGTGGTCGAACGCAGTCTGCGGTGCCGTTTTTGGGCTCCATGAAATCAACCAAGAATAG TATTTCAGAGCTCCTGAAGGAAAGCCCTCAAAAATTGGCCGAGAAAGTCATCAAGCTGCGATATAAAGTTGAAGACACGGAGAGAGCAGTCGCTGTTCTCAAAGATGCTTTGGAGCATCAGCGAAAAATATCCGCCAACTCCACCAGCAAGTTCCAAAAGGAGTTGGAGCAAAGGTTGGCGCAACAAAAAGATGAATACGAGGCCACCATCAAACGCCATCAAACCTTCATCGATCAACTGATTGAGGACAAGCGGAGCCTCAGTGAACGATGCGATGTTTTGCATCTCGATTTGAGAAACTCCGAAAGGAAGCACCAAGAGAGTATCAAAAGCATTGAACAGAGACACCAAGCTGAATTGAGACGAGTGAAATCATTGCAAGAAACCAGCAGCAAaattaaacaagaaaaatggatGGACGAGAAAACCAGACGGATCAAAGAGCAAACAG TTCGAGGTCTGGAGCCTGAAATCCAGAGGCTCATGTCCAGACATTCGACTGAGATGTCGGATTTGGAATCGGAAAGGGAGAGAATGCTGATGAGCCAAGAGAAAGAGCTTCATCAGCGACATGTTCAACATGTTCGGGAACTGAAAGCTCTTTGGGATGAAGAGCAGCATGAGTCACTTCAGCGAGAGCGACAAATGCTTCTCCAAAG ACACACGATGCAATTGAATGAGATGGCCGAACAACACGATTTGGAAATACAAAGACTTCAAGAACAGCTGAAACGGGAAAGGGAAAGAGCAATTGAAGATCGACGCCATTTTGAAAACGAGGCCAATCAAGTGCGTAAAATAGCCAATGAGCGAGCTCAAGGTGAAGTCGAGCGAGTCAAGGAAATCGAGGAGAATAAAAGGAAAACATTGCTGAAGAAACAAGCG GCTGAGCTGTCCTCCATTAAAGAGGCAGAAACGGCAGAGCGAGAAGAATGGGAGAGAGCCTGCCgccaaaagtttgaagccaGTTgggaggagaatgaaaagaaattggcgGCAAAATTCGAAAATGAGAAGAACGATAAGTTGGCCACCGAGAAGGGCCGTGTTATTGACGAGATGAAGGCCTTCAAAGACCAATGCAAAAGggatttggaagaaaaaatcag CCGGATGAAAGCCAAACAAGAGATCGAAATCAAGGACATAGACGCAGACAACGAGAATATGAGAAAGAAAGTCCAGCATTTGCGTCAAGAATTGGCAAGGCTTGAAGAGGAAGCCATCGTAACCAaggccaatttcaaacaaatggaAATCACCATTAACGACTTGAAGAAG ACCAATGGCCAACTAGAATCTGAGCGTGACGACGTGCGCCAAGCTGTTCGAGGTGAATTCAACTCTGCCCTTGAGGCCTTATCCAATGAGCGCAACTCTCTCTTGAATCAGATCTCGGATTTAAGATTGGCCTGCACAGAAATGAAGTCCCAAATACTGGTGATGGAGAGGGCTCATAAGCGGGAAATGGAACGCGAGATTGAGAATATTCACGTCAG GGTCAAGGCTGCGATTGCCAAGAAGGAGGAACAATTGCAAGAGTTGAAGCAAAACTTTGCGAATGCTTTGGAACAGATTGAACACCTTGAGGACTCGTTGGAACGGAACACTAAAGAGCGAATCCTCGCTCCAAGCAAGAAGAAATAG
- the LOC131889756 gene encoding thymocyte selection-associated high mobility group box protein TOX-like isoform X1 codes for MITSHGYQAHSLHHPGHPHQAQIPPGAHGAAIGGGGPPSSGSLPGYQGFSSSSSSGGGHSGNSVKEESEERDMTSSVRSDSGNGDPFSSAASFGDDDFDIPPINIPPSALEDNPQNQGSHHPGYHYSQQHHQQHQSHHQMQWNQQQTQQHQWGYQHPHMNGYQYPDHHQQQQQPQHYGYSGGYSSMYGQHQPQQQSTHVMPGGPSPVGSHNTPSPQAHSEDGDDHIRNNNVLKRPSPDMYGPHRHMMHMSHAHPGVIPPGHVPVVTAKKPKMSKRKKKRDPNEPQKPVSAYALFFRDRQAAIKVANPNAAFGDVSKIVASMWDGLDPDSKAAYKKRTENAKKEYLKKLAAYRASLVSKGNGDHMYNPYGFAAFADGSSVHKPAGYAGQSADTGYGLGQPIPPRPPMQHLQNMSHQGGVGGAYCNMVHQGIPPSQEVPLGHPQMHNGMIPQHSHHIHNHNPNQSHHPSPNSSNTNLPQRSPHLMNPKVSGAASSPGTPLINPSTTDSGRLGTTLQCGRPGCNNLVQRSRDGWNNEYCSNECVVGQCREVYTHWSGSTSNGDGSDHNHPPPPPSSTPYQSVK; via the exons ATGATTACCAGTCATGGCTATCAAGCCCATTCGCTTCACCACCCTGGCCATCCGCATCAGGCACAAATCCCACCTGGTGCCCATGGGGCAGCCATCGGAGGAGGAGGGCCCCCTTCCAGCGGGTCTCTTCCGGGCTACCAGGGGTTctcgtcgtcttcctcctccgGGGGTGGACATTCGGGTAATAGCGTCAAGGAAGAGTCCGAAGAAAGAGATATGACTTCCTCGGTGAGAAGTGATTCGGGCAACGGAGACCCCTTTAGTTCGGCTGCGTCCTTTGGTGACGATGACTTTGACATTCCCCCGATCAACATTCCGCCTTCCGCCTTGGAGGACAACCCCCAGAATCAAGGCAGTCATCATCCGGGCTATCATTACTCGCAGCAACATCACCAACAACATCAGTCACATCATCAAATGCAGTGGAACCAACAACAGACTCAACAACACCAGTGGGGCTATCAACATCCACATATGAACGGCTATCAGTATCCCGATcatcatcaacagcaacagcaacctCAACACTATGGCTATAGTGGGGGCTACAGCTCCATGTATGGTCAACATCAACCCCAACAACAGTCCACACACGTCATGCCCGGTGGTCCCTCCCCCGTTGGATCTCACAATACGCCCAGTCCCCAAGCTCACTCTGAGGATGGGGATGACCATATCAGAAATAACAACGTTCTCAAGCGACCCTCGCCTGACATGTACGGTCCTCATCGACACATGATGCACATGTCCCATGCTCATCCCGGGGTGATCCCTCCCGGGCATGTCCCCGTAGTCACAGCCAAAAAGCCAAAGATGTCAAAACGGAAGAAGAAGCGCGATCCCAATGAGCCCCAGAAACCGGTGTCCGCTTATGCTTTGTTCTTCCGTGATCGTCAGGCTGCCATCAAGGTGGCCAATCCCAATGCTGCCTTTGGGGATGTGTCAAAGATCGTGGCTTCCATGTGGGATGGCTTAGATCCAGACAGCAAGGCGGCTTACAAAAAGCGGACTGAGAATGCCAAAAAAGAGTACTTGAAGAAGTTGGCCGCTTACCGGGCTAGTTTGGTCTCCAAAGGCAACGGAGATCACATGTACAATCCCTATGGGTTTGCTGCCTTTGCCGACGGTAGTAGTGTGCACAAACCGGCTGGCTATGCCGGTCAGAGTGCTGATACGGGCTACGGCCTGGGTCAACCTATCCCCCCTCGACCCCCCATGCAACACCTGCAGAATATGTCCCATCAAGGAGGTGTCGGGGGTGCTTATTGCAACATGGTTCACCAGGGCATCCCCCCTTCTCAGGAGGTTCCGCTGGGTCATCCGCAG ATGCACAATGGAATGATACCTCAACATTCGCACCACATCCACAATCACAACCCCAATCAGTCTCACCATCCATCACCCAACTCTAGCAATACCAATTTACCCCAAAGGTCGCCTCATTTGATGAACCCCAAAGTCTCCGGAGCAGCATCGTCTCCTGGCACCCCTTTGATCAACCCTTCGACGACTGACTCGGGTCGATTGGGGACGACACTGCAATGTGGTCGTCCAGGGTGCAACAATTTGGTCCAACGGTCTCGTGATGGATGGAACAATGAGTATTGCTCCAATGAATGTGTGGTGGGACAATGCCGTGAAGTGTACACCCACTGGTCAGGCAGTACGTCGAATGGGGATGGTTCAGACCATAATCATCCTCCACCTCCGCCCTCATCCACGCCCTATCAATCGGTCAAATGA
- the LOC131889756 gene encoding thymocyte selection-associated high mobility group box protein TOX-like isoform X2 translates to MITSHGYQAHSLHHPGHPHQAQIPPGAHGAAIGGGGPPSSGSLPGYQGFSSSSSSGGGHSGNSVKEESEERDMTSSVRSDSGNGDPFSSAASFGDDDFDIPPINIPPSALEDNPQNQGSHHPGYHYSQQHHQQHQSHHQMQWNQQQTQQHQWGYQHPHMNGYQYPDHHQQQQQPQHYGYSGGYSSMYGQHQPQQQSTHVMPGGPSPVGSHNTPSPQAHSEDGDDHIRNNNVLKRPSPDMYGPHRHMMHMSHAHPGVIPPGHVPVVTAKKPKMSKRKKKRDPNEPQKPVSAYALFFRDRQAAIKVANPNAAFGDVSKIVASMWDGLDPDSKAAYKKRTENAKKEYLKKLAAYRASLVSKGNGDHMYNPYGFAAFADGSSVHKPAGYAGQSADTGYGLGQPIPPRPPMQHLQNMSHQGGVGGAYCNMVHQGIPPSQEVPLGHPQVDAQWNDTSTFAPHPQSQPQSVSPSITQL, encoded by the exons ATGATTACCAGTCATGGCTATCAAGCCCATTCGCTTCACCACCCTGGCCATCCGCATCAGGCACAAATCCCACCTGGTGCCCATGGGGCAGCCATCGGAGGAGGAGGGCCCCCTTCCAGCGGGTCTCTTCCGGGCTACCAGGGGTTctcgtcgtcttcctcctccgGGGGTGGACATTCGGGTAATAGCGTCAAGGAAGAGTCCGAAGAAAGAGATATGACTTCCTCGGTGAGAAGTGATTCGGGCAACGGAGACCCCTTTAGTTCGGCTGCGTCCTTTGGTGACGATGACTTTGACATTCCCCCGATCAACATTCCGCCTTCCGCCTTGGAGGACAACCCCCAGAATCAAGGCAGTCATCATCCGGGCTATCATTACTCGCAGCAACATCACCAACAACATCAGTCACATCATCAAATGCAGTGGAACCAACAACAGACTCAACAACACCAGTGGGGCTATCAACATCCACATATGAACGGCTATCAGTATCCCGATcatcatcaacagcaacagcaacctCAACACTATGGCTATAGTGGGGGCTACAGCTCCATGTATGGTCAACATCAACCCCAACAACAGTCCACACACGTCATGCCCGGTGGTCCCTCCCCCGTTGGATCTCACAATACGCCCAGTCCCCAAGCTCACTCTGAGGATGGGGATGACCATATCAGAAATAACAACGTTCTCAAGCGACCCTCGCCTGACATGTACGGTCCTCATCGACACATGATGCACATGTCCCATGCTCATCCCGGGGTGATCCCTCCCGGGCATGTCCCCGTAGTCACAGCCAAAAAGCCAAAGATGTCAAAACGGAAGAAGAAGCGCGATCCCAATGAGCCCCAGAAACCGGTGTCCGCTTATGCTTTGTTCTTCCGTGATCGTCAGGCTGCCATCAAGGTGGCCAATCCCAATGCTGCCTTTGGGGATGTGTCAAAGATCGTGGCTTCCATGTGGGATGGCTTAGATCCAGACAGCAAGGCGGCTTACAAAAAGCGGACTGAGAATGCCAAAAAAGAGTACTTGAAGAAGTTGGCCGCTTACCGGGCTAGTTTGGTCTCCAAAGGCAACGGAGATCACATGTACAATCCCTATGGGTTTGCTGCCTTTGCCGACGGTAGTAGTGTGCACAAACCGGCTGGCTATGCCGGTCAGAGTGCTGATACGGGCTACGGCCTGGGTCAACCTATCCCCCCTCGACCCCCCATGCAACACCTGCAGAATATGTCCCATCAAGGAGGTGTCGGGGGTGCTTATTGCAACATGGTTCACCAGGGCATCCCCCCTTCTCAGGAGGTTCCGCTGGGTCATCCGCAGGTAG ATGCACAATGGAATGATACCTCAACATTCGCACCACATCCACAATCACAACCCCAATCAGTCTCACCATCCATCACCCAACTCTAG